From the genome of Eucalyptus grandis isolate ANBG69807.140 chromosome 2, ASM1654582v1, whole genome shotgun sequence, one region includes:
- the LOC104428230 gene encoding heterogeneous nuclear ribonucleoprotein L yields MNPVDAVAPPPVKSDRYRTLTRALLRRSRRRTKRRLLRSAGGPGEGDDGALYGDGVGDGRSFGGGGGGGGGGQGWNFDGFGGQSWDDSSRWPCWGSGFAFDFIYEVIYWIALSKCTHFAFKRVARIVAETMIGNVRPEKVPVRLTTAMC; encoded by the coding sequence ATGAACCCCGTCGACGCCGTCGCGCCTCCGCCCGTGAAGTCCGATCGTTACAGGACCCTCACCCGCGCCCTCCTCCGCAGGAGCCGCCGCCGCACGAAGCGGAGGTTGCTGCGGTCCGCCGGCGGCCCCGGAGAGGGAGATGACGGCGCGCTTTACGGTGACGGCGTCGGGGACGGCCGTTcgttcggcggcggcgggggcggaggtggtggtggtCAGGGGTGGAATTTCGACGGGTTCGGGGGGCAAAGCTGGGACGACTCGTCGCGGTGGCCGTGCTGGGGTTCCGGCTTTGCGTTCGATTTCATCTATGAGGTGATTTATTGGATCGCGCTCTCGAAGTGCACGCACTTCGCGTTCAAGAGGGTGGCGAGGATCGTGGCGGAGACGATGATTGGCAACGTGCGGCCAGAGAAGGTTCCGGTGAGATTGACGACGGCCATGTGCTGA